From Pararhodobacter zhoushanensis, the proteins below share one genomic window:
- a CDS encoding Mu-like prophage major head subunit gpT family protein yields the protein MLDFQMKHEGEPPAQLLAQVQMLLGKAEIPKWVARQLTPYMSTADDLDAKLIEELQALIALFSMHNMTLEEMKAALLQAIEDNQADRGDSGGDPDAEKTEMSASLLLRHAIARLRSKGPKMGGATGPCITRWQSPLHQNVAMFTDALQARLDRNHTPTTGRRFASHSLAEMAMAFERANGNRPFNMHEAVRMATHATSDFPSVLSGALGNLVARDVLAAKPALMRAAHEVEATDYRLGNMLGLSASGMPQEVGEGGEIKHVTIDESGEAKPAPRDFAALFRISQKALINDDLGLFGQIAKKMVAGAIERQRHVLLEPLLANAGLGNTMSDGKTVFHAAHGNLASSGAALSVASLSAARLALRTQRGKQGEYFAIEPWALVVPPALETAAQQVLAQINATKSSDTNPFAGSLEIIVEVGLTDAKAWYLIGNPATSDGLAYSFLDGQSAPRVESKPGWETLGTEFRLVWALDARFVSWASWFKNPGA from the coding sequence ATGCTTGATTTTCAGATGAAACACGAAGGTGAGCCGCCGGCCCAGCTGCTGGCACAAGTGCAGATGTTGCTTGGCAAGGCCGAGATCCCGAAATGGGTTGCCCGTCAGCTCACGCCCTACATGAGCACCGCCGACGACTTGGACGCGAAACTGATTGAAGAGTTGCAGGCGCTCATTGCCCTGTTCTCGATGCACAACATGACGCTGGAAGAAATGAAAGCCGCACTGCTGCAAGCGATCGAGGACAACCAAGCCGACCGTGGAGACAGTGGCGGCGACCCTGATGCCGAGAAAACGGAAATGTCGGCGTCTCTGTTGCTGCGGCACGCGATCGCGCGGCTCCGCTCGAAGGGCCCCAAAATGGGGGGAGCGACTGGACCATGCATCACTCGCTGGCAGTCGCCGCTCCACCAGAATGTCGCGATGTTCACGGACGCTCTGCAAGCCCGGCTCGACCGTAACCATACCCCGACGACCGGGCGGCGGTTCGCCAGCCATTCCTTAGCCGAAATGGCGATGGCTTTCGAGCGGGCGAACGGGAATCGACCGTTCAACATGCACGAAGCGGTCCGCATGGCGACGCACGCCACCAGCGACTTCCCCAGCGTTCTGAGCGGCGCGCTCGGCAATCTCGTTGCCCGCGATGTTCTGGCCGCAAAGCCCGCATTGATGCGCGCCGCGCATGAGGTTGAAGCGACCGACTACCGCCTCGGAAACATGCTGGGTCTGTCTGCCTCGGGGATGCCTCAGGAAGTCGGCGAGGGCGGCGAGATCAAGCATGTGACCATTGATGAAAGCGGTGAAGCCAAGCCCGCCCCCCGTGATTTCGCGGCGCTGTTCCGGATTTCGCAAAAGGCGCTCATCAACGATGATCTGGGGCTTTTCGGCCAGATTGCCAAGAAGATGGTTGCGGGCGCGATCGAGCGCCAGCGTCACGTCTTGCTGGAACCGCTGTTGGCGAATGCTGGGCTTGGCAACACCATGTCGGACGGCAAAACGGTGTTCCACGCCGCCCACGGCAACCTCGCCAGCTCGGGGGCTGCGCTGTCCGTCGCCAGCCTGTCGGCGGCGCGTCTGGCGCTGCGCACCCAGCGCGGCAAACAGGGTGAATACTTCGCGATCGAGCCGTGGGCACTGGTGGTCCCGCCCGCGCTGGAGACGGCAGCGCAGCAAGTCCTTGCTCAAATCAACGCGACCAAATCCAGCGACACCAACCCCTTCGCCGGTTCGCTGGAAATCATCGTTGAGGTCGGGCTGACCGATGCGAAGGCTTGGTATCTGATCGGCAACCCCGCCACCTCGGACGGTCTGGCCTATTCCTTCTTGGACGGCCAGTCCGCCCCCCGTGTCGAGTCCAAGCCGGGCTGGGAGACCCTCGGGACCGAGTTCCGCCTTGTCTGGGCACTGGACGCCCGGTTCGTGTCCTGGGCGTCGTGGTTCAAGAACCCCGGCGCGTAA
- a CDS encoding tyrosine-type recombinase/integrase gives MARFDLPTGVHRVKRLTKTGIKFHFYGWRGGPKFWEGTERHPTAPEFFAALAAAIETPKPSDYMTPQMVDDFLSSAEMPKGERTRQDYRLWALRFAQAFKDDPARLFEEPESRGEVNEWRKQWAHSPRQYDYAGTVVTRILNWAWKDAGKLRAHYCGDFRKVYEADRAEIVWTPDHREKVYAVAPPWVSRILTAGCETGLRPADLVTLSRGQIEATSTGRRIRIRTNKRKRTAYIPVTPTMSALLDATADGQFLILTNPKGTPLAARAASDALRYWRNKAGLTPEALGYDLRLQDTRGTAATRLLNSGLSLGEIASFMGWSVRYAAAVIEHYARVSPDESDAILVKLAQAKGGAS, from the coding sequence ATGGCTCGCTTTGATCTGCCCACCGGTGTGCATCGCGTCAAGCGACTGACCAAAACCGGAATAAAATTTCACTTCTACGGCTGGCGCGGTGGCCCGAAATTTTGGGAAGGGACCGAGCGACACCCGACTGCGCCGGAATTCTTTGCGGCCTTGGCTGCCGCGATCGAGACGCCCAAACCTTCTGACTATATGACCCCGCAAATGGTCGATGATTTCCTGTCCAGCGCTGAAATGCCCAAGGGCGAGCGGACACGGCAAGACTATCGGCTTTGGGCGCTGCGCTTCGCACAAGCATTCAAGGACGATCCCGCGCGTCTGTTCGAAGAACCCGAGTCCCGCGGCGAAGTGAATGAATGGCGTAAGCAGTGGGCGCATTCCCCGCGCCAGTACGACTATGCCGGAACCGTGGTTACGCGCATTCTGAATTGGGCATGGAAGGACGCCGGAAAGCTGCGGGCACACTACTGCGGAGACTTCCGCAAGGTTTATGAAGCCGACCGCGCGGAAATCGTCTGGACGCCGGATCATCGGGAAAAGGTCTATGCGGTCGCGCCGCCTTGGGTATCGCGCATCCTGACCGCCGGTTGCGAAACAGGCCTGCGCCCTGCCGATCTCGTCACCCTGAGCCGTGGTCAAATCGAAGCGACCTCGACCGGGCGCCGCATCCGCATCCGGACGAACAAGCGCAAGCGGACCGCCTATATTCCGGTGACACCCACGATGAGCGCGTTGCTCGACGCAACGGCAGACGGGCAGTTCCTTATTCTCACAAATCCCAAGGGTACGCCCTTGGCAGCGCGGGCGGCGTCTGACGCCCTGCGCTACTGGCGCAACAAGGCTGGGCTGACGCCCGAAGCATTGGGCTATGACCTGCGGTTGCAGGACACGCGCGGCACGGCTGCAACGCGGCTACTCAACTCGGGCCTATCACTGGGCGAAATCGCCTCATTCATGGGTTGGTCTGTGCGGTACGCGGCGGCTGTGATCGAGCACTACGCTCGCGTCTCGCCCGACGAGTCGGACGCGATCCTTGTGAAATTGGCACAAGCGAAAGGTGGTGCATCGTGA
- a CDS encoding head maturation protease, ClpP-related produces the protein MKPRFDISGNIGSGNACATDLAEFFAQNLGSVTICINSGGGSAAEGAAMMAEVERHGKVTTYIQGICASAATLPAVAGRTIIMHPAAMFMIHEPYAMAEGTADQHRSAADALEKMSGTYAAAYARHTGHPVKTIAAWMKQETWLTADEALELNFCDRIEALETGPQMVAAFDYSKFRGAPRHLLRLARENGWGTGSPNHQSTEKQNA, from the coding sequence ATGAAGCCGCGCTTTGACATTTCCGGCAACATTGGCTCGGGCAACGCCTGCGCTACGGATCTGGCCGAGTTTTTCGCTCAAAACCTCGGATCGGTGACCATCTGCATCAACTCCGGCGGCGGCAGCGCCGCCGAAGGCGCGGCGATGATGGCCGAGGTTGAGCGGCACGGCAAAGTGACGACGTACATTCAGGGGATCTGCGCCTCTGCCGCCACGTTGCCCGCTGTCGCGGGGCGCACGATCATCATGCATCCCGCCGCAATGTTCATGATCCATGAACCCTACGCGATGGCCGAGGGCACGGCGGATCAGCACCGTTCCGCTGCCGATGCCCTCGAAAAGATGAGCGGGACCTATGCCGCCGCCTATGCGCGCCACACTGGCCACCCGGTCAAAACCATTGCCGCCTGGATGAAGCAGGAAACGTGGCTGACCGCCGATGAGGCTCTTGAACTGAACTTCTGCGACCGGATCGAAGCCTTGGAAACAGGGCCGCAGATGGTCGCGGCGTTCGACTATTCGAAATTCCGGGGCGCACCCAGGCACCTGCTGAGGCTCGCCCGAGAAAACGGCTGGGGGACCGGATCGCCCAATCATCAAAGCACGGAGAAACAGAATGCTTGA